TGCCGAAGGACTGCCCATTGCCGCGCCGCGCCACCTGCACCACCACATAGCCGTAATCGGTGAGCGAGGGGATCGAGCGGAACCCCGCCGCGCGCGGACCGGTGCCATCGGCAGCCTCCTGCGTGGCGGAAAGCGTATGATGCCAGATCACCGGAAACTTGCCCGGAGCCGCCTGCCCGTTCACCGCCGGGCGCGCCACCGTCACCCCCAGCCGCGTGCCATCGCGCAGGCGGACATAGAAGGTGGCATGCACCTGCTCGGTAAACTGCTTCGGAGGCTGATAATGGCCGAAGCTGGAAGGCGCCGCCGCAGCCTGCAAGGCAGGAGCAGCGGGTTGGGCTTGCGCCTGCCCTCCGCCCATCACGGCGACCAGAGCAGCAAGGCTGGCACAAAGCTTGAGAGGCACGCGCATCAGAACGTCTTCCTTGCAGAGACAGCGATCAGACGGCCCACCGGATCGGTGGCGGTGGCATCATAGCCGCCGCCGCCATTGCTGCTGGGCGCCACATTCACATAGGGCGGGTTCACATCGAAGAGGTTGCGCACCTCCAGCCCCAGCGTGAAAGGCTTGGCCTTGTCACCCACGCGGAAGCTGAGGTTGAGGTCGATCGGCGTGTAGCTGGCCACCTTCTGCACCGGCGTGGCGGCGGTGTTGGCATAGCCGCCCAGATGGTTGGCCCGCACCATCGCGGAAAAACGCCCGATATCCCAATTCACACTAAGCCGCGCCTTGAACTGCAACGGCTGATAGATCTGGTTCAGCAGATTGAGGAAGGGCGCCGTGGGCGTCTGCTGCGAGAGATATTGGGTGAGATAGGTGCCCGCCAGATTGAAGGTGAAATTACCGATCCTGTCGGTGGGCAGCAGGTAATTGGCCGAAAAGTCGAAACCGCGCGTGATCGAGCGGCCCAGATTCTGGCTGCGCCCATCGACAAAGGTGGTGACATTGGCCGCGCTGCCCCCCGGCAAAGCGCCCGAAACCGCCATGCCGCCAGCGATATAATTGGCCACGATCTGCGAGGCCTGCGTGCCCTGCACAATCAGCCCGGTGCCATTGTACTGCGCGGCGCGCGTCAACACCGAAAGGTCAGACAGCAGCGCGATCACCTGATTCTTGTAATCGACATTCCAGTAGGTGAGCGACAGGCGCAGATTGCGCACCGGATTGTAATCCGCACCCACCGACCAGGTGCTGGCGGTTTCCGGCTTCAGCCCCGGATTGCCGCCCGACAGCGCCACACCCGTGATCGGCGCGCCGCCTGTGGGGTTCTGATAGCTCTGCACATAGAGCTGGCTGGTGTTGCCATAGATCTGCGGCAGGGTGGGCGCCCGGAAGCTGGTGCCATAGCTGCCGCGCACCGTCATCCGCTCGATGGGTGACCAGTTGACGCCGAACTTCGGATTGGTGGTGGCGCCCACATCGGAATATTTGTCGTAACGCACCGCGCCGTCCAGCTCCAGCTTGCGCAGGCCGGGGATGGCATTGGCGCCGCTGAACACCGGCACCACCAGCTCGGCATAGGCGGAATCGACGCGGCGACCCGGATTGGTCCAGCGATAGGCCACGCCCGGCACGCCATTCTGCGTGCCCAGCGACATGTTGAACTGCTGCCCTTCATAGCCCAGCGCCAGCTTCACATCGCCGCCCGGCAGATGCAGCAGCGAACCGTTGAGCCGCGCCTCGTAACCGGTGAAGCGGCCAATGGTCGGGTTGATCGAGACCTGGTTGAAAATCCCCGCCAGTGTCGCCGCAGTGGTGCGCCCCAGCCCATAGGGATCGAAGGCCGTCGCCGCATTGCTGCTGGCCAGCGCGGCGGTGAGCGCCGTGTTGTTCAGCCCCGCCGTGGAGCTTGAGATATCATAGGTGCGGCCCTTGTCGAACAGCGCCTCGAACTGCCAGCCATGCGGCAGCTTCACCTTGAGGCCCGGCGAGATCTGCCAGCTTTCCGAATGGCCCCAGCTCATGTTGCGCTGGCTGTCATTCATGAAGTTGTAGTCGATGGTGTAGCTGTTGCCGGTGAAGCCATTGGGGCGCACGAAGAAGGCGTTGGTGGAGGGCACAGTGATCGTGGCATTGGCGTAAGCGGGCAGGCGCTGGAAGGCCCGATAGGAATAGAAACCGTCGGCGGTGAAGCTCAGCCAGTCATTGATGGCGTAATCGAAGGTGCCGTTCATGCTGTCATAGCGCTGGCGCGGGATCAGATCCTGACCCTGCAAATCGTTGCAGCTGTTCGATGTGCCCGCGACCAGACTTCCGGCATTGGCCTGCGTCAATTGTCCCGGCATGGCATAGGATACACCGCCTGCCTTCAGCGTTCCGGGCGCACATTTCGTCACCGAATAATTGTTACCGCCCGAGCTGGTCTGGTTGGAGCGGAAGAAGCTGCGGTCATTGCCGTTGAGATTGCTCTTTTCGACATGCTCATAGGCCAGCGTGAATTGCCCGCCGTTGAACTTGTGGCCGAAGGCAGCGCCCAAAGTCTTTTCGGTGTAGACGCCATCATCGGAAATACCGCCGCGCGCCACCATTTCCAGACCATTGAAATTGCGGCGCGGAATGAGGTTGACCACGCCCGCCACCGCATCCGAACCATAGATGGCCGACGCGCCATCGGCCACCACCTCAACCCGTTCCACGCCCAGCGTCGGAAGGATGGACGGATCGATCGAGCGGCCATTGTTGGTCACGCGATGCCCGTCAACAATGATCAGCGTGGCATTGGGGCCAATGCCGCGCAGGTTGATCGAATTGCCATAGACGATGTTGCCCGCGCCGCCCGTCTGGCCGCGCGACCCTTCCGAAACGCCCAGATTGAAGACCTGCGGCAGATCCTGAATCGCCTGCTGCAAGGTCACGCGACCGGCTTGCGCAATATCCTTGTTGCTCATCGCCACCACCGGCGAGCCAATCGGCGCCACACCGCGCACGCGGCTGCCGGTGACGATGATGTCGGCATCGGCGTGCGTTTCAGGGGCGGCGGGCGGCGGCACGGCAGCCGGAGTCGCTGCCTGATTTTGGGCCTGATCCTGAGCATGAGCCGCCGGCGCGATCAGGGTCAGCGCCAGTGCGGAACTCATCAGGGTTGCGGCCCGAAACGCGGTTATGTTCATGATTATCCTCCCGCTTGCAATGCATGCACGCGCAGATGGACAGCACGAGGGTAAGCGGAGGCCTTACACAGGCCCCCTATGGTCATCCTCTCCCGACGGCCGCATTCAGCCTATCGGCGCTGCACTCTGCTTCTGCCGGGAAAGATGCTGATAATGGTAGAATGAGTCAACCTTATTTTTTATCACCTATTTTACAGCCTCCCCACCATCCTCCGCCACACAGACAGCATACATGCGATCAAGCAGCTCGCTCAGCAGCAGCAATTCCGCCGGAGACAGCTGATGCAAAACGGCATTTTCCGTCTCGCTGACCAGTGCGAACATCTCTTCCAGCTGCGCCTCGCCCTCAGGCGTGACATAGAGCGCATGGCGCCGCCGATCAGTAGGAGAACGCTTGCGCTCGGCCCAGCCGCGCCGCTCCATTTCATCCACCAAAGTCACCGTGACCGACTTGTCCATGGCGATTTCCCGCGACAATTCGGCCTGAGACAGCCCCGGATTCGCGGAAATCAAAGCCAGCGAGGAAAACAGGCCAGAGCGCAGTCCACGCTCCGCCGTCACCGCCGCGAAATCGCGTGAGAGCTGATTCTGCACGCGCCGCAAACGGAAGCCGACAAAATCGCCCAGCCGCCCCAGTTTAACGCCCGTGGCGCTCTCCACAACGCGGGTCTGAGCCACCCTGCCGCCACCTGCCACCTTACTGGCCATAAACCGGCTCCGGCTGCAAATTGGTTGACATCATCAATTATCTTCCTAATCTACCATCTACTGGATAGGGGTATTAGACGCCTTGACGGCCAGCCTGTCAACGCCGCCCGCCAGCACCATGCGCCGCAGAGCGCCAGAAGGGAAAGAGGACATCATGCCCCCAAGCGAGGCCGGCGATACTGCGCCCGAGCGCCCTGCTCCATCACGATGGAGCCGCATGGCGATGCTGGCCGCCTATACGCCCGGCGCGCTGGGGCTGGTTCTGGCGGCGGGCTCCGATGCGATTGCCGTGGCCGGGCGCCATATCGGCCTGCATCTGCTGGGCTCGATCGAGATCACAGAGGCGGCGATTGTGCTGCTCTCCACCTCGGCCATGCTGGTGGCCACGCTCGATTTCCATCACGCCAGCGTGCATATGCTGACGGCGCGCCTTTCGCCGGAAAACGCCGGGCGTCTGGCCCGAGTCGCCGCTTTGTTCGGCGCGCTGCTGTTTGTGCTGCTGGCGCTGGGCACGGCACGCCTCAACGCCGAACTGTGGAGCGGCTTCGAGCAGACCGAATTGCTGCATATCCCCCTGCGCTGGCTGCGCGCCCTGTGGCTGCTGACCACCATCGCCATCGCCGCCCTGTTCCTGCGCCGCGCCATC
The Novosphingobium terrae DNA segment above includes these coding regions:
- a CDS encoding TonB-dependent receptor plug domain-containing protein, which encodes MNITAFRAATLMSSALALTLIAPAAHAQDQAQNQAATPAAVPPPAAPETHADADIIVTGSRVRGVAPIGSPVVAMSNKDIAQAGRVTLQQAIQDLPQVFNLGVSEGSRGQTGGAGNIVYGNSINLRGIGPNATLIIVDGHRVTNNGRSIDPSILPTLGVERVEVVADGASAIYGSDAVAGVVNLIPRRNFNGLEMVARGGISDDGVYTEKTLGAAFGHKFNGGQFTLAYEHVEKSNLNGNDRSFFRSNQTSSGGNNYSVTKCAPGTLKAGGVSYAMPGQLTQANAGSLVAGTSNSCNDLQGQDLIPRQRYDSMNGTFDYAINDWLSFTADGFYSYRAFQRLPAYANATITVPSTNAFFVRPNGFTGNSYTIDYNFMNDSQRNMSWGHSESWQISPGLKVKLPHGWQFEALFDKGRTYDISSSTAGLNNTALTAALASSNAATAFDPYGLGRTTAATLAGIFNQVSINPTIGRFTGYEARLNGSLLHLPGGDVKLALGYEGQQFNMSLGTQNGVPGVAYRWTNPGRRVDSAYAELVVPVFSGANAIPGLRKLELDGAVRYDKYSDVGATTNPKFGVNWSPIERMTVRGSYGTSFRAPTLPQIYGNTSQLYVQSYQNPTGGAPITGVALSGGNPGLKPETASTWSVGADYNPVRNLRLSLTYWNVDYKNQVIALLSDLSVLTRAAQYNGTGLIVQGTQASQIVANYIAGGMAVSGALPGGSAANVTTFVDGRSQNLGRSITRGFDFSANYLLPTDRIGNFTFNLAGTYLTQYLSQQTPTAPFLNLLNQIYQPLQFKARLSVNWDIGRFSAMVRANHLGGYANTAATPVQKVASYTPIDLNLSFRVGDKAKPFTLGLEVRNLFDVNPPYVNVAPSSNGGGGYDATATDPVGRLIAVSARKTF
- a CDS encoding MarR family winged helix-turn-helix transcriptional regulator; this translates as MASKVAGGGRVAQTRVVESATGVKLGRLGDFVGFRLRRVQNQLSRDFAAVTAERGLRSGLFSSLALISANPGLSQAELSREIAMDKSVTVTLVDEMERRGWAERKRSPTDRRRHALYVTPEGEAQLEEMFALVSETENAVLHQLSPAELLLLSELLDRMYAVCVAEDGGEAVK
- a CDS encoding TRAP transporter small permease subunit codes for the protein MPPSEAGDTAPERPAPSRWSRMAMLAAYTPGALGLVLAAGSDAIAVAGRHIGLHLLGSIEITEAAIVLLSTSAMLVATLDFHHASVHMLTARLSPENAGRLARVAALFGALLFVLLALGTARLNAELWSGFEQTELLHIPLRWLRALWLLTTIAIAALFLRRAIKGPQA